A window of the Mesotoga prima MesG1.Ag.4.2 genome harbors these coding sequences:
- a CDS encoding Rne/Rng family ribonuclease yields the protein MARIQNNRTQTIVFSRIEDEVRIASLDGDQLEEIFFEDMDSESVTGNIYLGKVENVVPSLEAAFVNIGIGRNAFLRFKDASGQPKLEKNNKVLVQVSKDPIGSKGPQITLKVSIPGRSLVYTPFSKHIGISKKITDQQERQRLTAVAKSTLENKEGVIFRTAAFGVGDETIKEELESLRTNWNQICETFRRSRKPKILYEEPSFVEYILRERLTENTKEIVVDSEELWHDVVAGISKFKSGFKPVVRYVEGDAFASEEVYEKMKILYTRMVSLPGGGNIYIDRTEAMTVIDVNSASNVSGNDVSETSLNTNLEAASEIARQLKLRNIGGIVVIDFIDMKSDEDRQKIISSLTGEFKKDKARTMIMGFTRLGLLEMTRKRSSAAIGSKLYSSCPICKGTGRIESPRAVYQRLLKDLARGFEDETISSATVQVYQNMSGILTPENQKNLAKSLKREVSVGFTWPIPTSYEIKFAKKQDKPKRTRRKTKKESS from the coding sequence GTGGCAAGAATACAGAATAACAGAACACAGACTATAGTCTTCAGTCGAATCGAAGACGAGGTCAGAATTGCTTCGCTTGACGGTGATCAACTCGAAGAGATATTCTTTGAAGATATGGACAGCGAAAGTGTCACTGGAAATATCTATCTGGGTAAGGTAGAGAATGTTGTTCCCAGTCTGGAAGCGGCTTTTGTAAATATTGGAATTGGAAGAAATGCTTTTCTAAGATTCAAGGATGCATCGGGACAACCAAAACTTGAAAAGAACAACAAGGTTCTCGTACAGGTCAGCAAGGATCCTATCGGCTCGAAGGGACCTCAGATAACTCTGAAAGTCAGCATCCCCGGAAGGAGTCTGGTGTACACTCCCTTTTCAAAACATATCGGAATCTCTAAGAAGATTACGGACCAGCAAGAAAGACAAAGACTTACCGCAGTTGCGAAGTCCACTTTAGAAAACAAGGAAGGTGTGATATTCCGCACAGCCGCTTTCGGTGTTGGCGACGAGACAATAAAAGAAGAGCTTGAGAGTCTGCGTACCAACTGGAATCAGATCTGCGAGACGTTCAGGAGAAGCAGAAAACCAAAGATTCTATACGAGGAACCATCCTTTGTCGAGTACATTCTTAGAGAGAGACTTACAGAAAACACGAAAGAAATAGTGGTTGACTCGGAAGAGCTTTGGCACGACGTAGTGGCCGGAATCAGCAAGTTCAAATCGGGCTTCAAACCAGTCGTAAGATATGTCGAGGGCGACGCCTTCGCAAGCGAAGAAGTGTACGAGAAGATGAAGATCCTTTACACGAGAATGGTCTCTCTACCCGGCGGAGGAAACATCTACATAGACAGAACTGAAGCCATGACGGTAATCGACGTCAATTCGGCAAGCAATGTTTCCGGCAACGACGTTTCCGAAACCTCTCTAAATACAAACCTGGAGGCAGCTTCAGAAATAGCAAGACAGCTCAAGCTCCGGAACATAGGCGGAATCGTTGTAATCGACTTCATTGACATGAAAAGCGATGAAGATCGTCAAAAGATCATTTCAAGTCTAACAGGTGAATTCAAGAAAGATAAGGCCAGGACAATGATCATGGGATTCACGAGGTTGGGACTTCTAGAAATGACAAGGAAGAGATCGTCTGCAGCCATTGGATCCAAGTTATACTCTTCTTGCCCGATTTGCAAGGGAACCGGGAGAATCGAGTCCCCGAGAGCAGTTTATCAGAGGTTGCTGAAGGATCTCGCGAGAGGCTTTGAAGATGAAACTATCAGCTCGGCAACCGTTCAGGTTTATCAGAACATGTCGGGAATCCTTACTCCAGAAAACCAGAAGAATCTTGCCAAATCTCTGAAAAGAGAAGTCTCGGTGGGCTTTACGTGGCCTATTCCTACCTCATATGAGATCAAGTTCGCAAAGAAGCAAGACAAACCAAAGAGAACACGAAGGAAAACGAAAAAGGAGTCCAGTTGA
- the hpf gene encoding ribosome hibernation-promoting factor, HPF/YfiA family, whose product MDYNIYSKDVTVTDSMKDYIDKRFSKVSKVVNEEKLISMDLRLSKERAFYKIEATAHLPGVMVRVEEKGSDFYTVVDSSSDAFERRIKRFKERTRYKHKNGFKENLDSIPSKFEEDHSTMITRRKKFTIKPMTEEEAVLQMEMLGHTFFVYRNIDTDEVNVLYTRKNGSIGIIEMTE is encoded by the coding sequence ATGGATTACAACATCTACTCTAAAGACGTAACTGTAACAGACTCCATGAAAGACTACATCGACAAGAGGTTCTCGAAAGTGTCGAAAGTTGTCAACGAGGAGAAGCTAATCTCGATGGATCTCAGGCTCTCGAAGGAAAGAGCTTTTTACAAGATCGAAGCGACCGCCCACCTGCCAGGTGTCATGGTTCGTGTCGAGGAGAAGGGCAGTGACTTCTATACGGTCGTTGATTCATCATCGGATGCCTTTGAGAGAAGGATTAAGAGATTCAAGGAGAGAACTCGCTACAAACACAAAAACGGCTTTAAGGAAAACCTCGATTCAATTCCCTCCAAGTTTGAGGAAGACCACTCCACAATGATAACAAGACGCAAGAAGTTCACTATTAAACCTATGACCGAGGAAGAGGCCGTGCTTCAAATGGAGATGTTAGGCCACACTTTTTTCGTTTACAGAAATATTGACACAGATGAAGTGAATGTTCTCTATACCAGAAAGAATGGATCCATAGGAATAATTGAAATGACTGAATAG
- a CDS encoding NUDIX domain-containing protein, producing the protein MKNTHRIKVRALIVKDESVLLVRHEHHDRPPFWCFPGGFVESDEDLFSAIKREIREETEVVVSPRSVIALQEFKRESLLEVIFSCDYVSGKLKLGSDPDNPGIPTLVDAKWVRIDELDRFKILPVQLASLFKNSWDNLCSVELFQIETMREVP; encoded by the coding sequence ATGAAGAATACACATCGTATTAAAGTGAGAGCTCTCATTGTTAAAGACGAATCTGTCCTTCTTGTTCGTCATGAGCATCACGACAGACCTCCCTTCTGGTGTTTCCCTGGCGGCTTTGTCGAATCAGACGAAGATCTTTTCAGTGCAATCAAGAGAGAGATAAGGGAGGAGACTGAAGTAGTGGTTTCCCCACGCTCTGTCATTGCACTTCAGGAATTCAAAAGAGAAAGCCTTCTGGAGGTGATATTCTCCTGCGATTATGTCTCAGGAAAGTTGAAGCTGGGATCAGATCCAGATAATCCGGGAATCCCAACTCTGGTCGATGCGAAGTGGGTAAGAATTGATGAACTTGACAGGTTCAAAATACTTCCAGTTCAACTCGCTTCTCTTTTCAAGAACAGCTGGGATAATCTGTGCTCAGTAGAACTGTTCCAGATCGAAACCATGAGAGAGGTTCCCTAG